The proteins below are encoded in one region of Dryobates pubescens isolate bDryPub1 chromosome 27, bDryPub1.pri, whole genome shotgun sequence:
- the LOC128898602 gene encoding dromaiocalcin-1-like, producing the protein MGPAAVLGLGVLSCLLLHPPLPVALHSGVPVAAKCPPGWLALRGHCYGYFGHELAWRKAEAWCRATGDGCHLASLPSRDEHRALAAFVAQRQRQEEEEGDVWIGLHRRGPAWLWADGAPQRYSAWDEDDAPPGGPCVALEDSAGFLAWDDDACGERKPFLCKCTA; encoded by the exons ATGGGACCCGCTGCCGTGCTGGGGCTCggggtgctgagctgcctgctcctgcacccccCGCTGCCTG TCGCCCTCCACTCAGGAGTGCCGGTGGCGGCCAAGTGCCCCCCGGGCTGGCTGGCACTCAGGGGGCACTGCTACGGCTACTTCGGACACGAACTGGcctggaggaaggcagag GCCTGGTGCCGAGCCACCGGCGACGGGTGCCACCTGGCCTCGCTGCCCAGCCGCGACGAGCACCGAGCCCTGGCAGCCTTCGTCGCCCAGCGCCAgcgccaggaggaggaggagggcgaCGTCTGGATCGGGCTGCACCGCCGG GGTCCCGCCTGGCTGTGGGCGGACGGAGCCCCCCAGCGCTACTCAGCCTGGGACGAGGACGATGCCCCCCCGGGGGGGCCCTGCGTGGCGCTGGAGGACTCGGCGG GGTTCCTGGCGTGGGACGACGATGCCTGCGGGGAGAGGAAGCCTTTCCTCTGCAAGTGCACGGCTTAG